The window AAGACAAAGACCTCGGGAGCGACCGCTGACGGCCGCTTCAGCAAAGACGATTTTATCTACGATGCCGAGAAGAACGAGTATCGATGTCCGGCAGGCGAGCGTCTCGTATGGCGCTATACAACAACCGAACGTAGCCTGAAGTTTGATCGCTACTGGAGTTCGCAGTGCCAACAGTGCTCGTTGAAAGACAAATGCACTCCGAGCACCGAACGCCGGGTAACGCGCTGGGAGCACGAAGGATTGCTCGAAGAGATGCAGGCCCGGCTTGATCTCGCCCCCGACATGATGCGTATCCGACGACAGACCGTCGAGCATCCCTTCGGCACGATCAAGGGCTGGATGGGCGCAACTCATTTCCTGACTCGCACTATCGAGCGGGTGAGCACCGAGATGAGCTTGCACGTGCTTGCCTACAACATGAAGCGGGTTATCAAGCTTCTCGGTTCAGAAACGGTTATGAAAGCGATGCGGGTGTGAAACCCGTATGTGACTCACCGTCTCCGCAATACATTCGGCACTGAATTGACGTTTGTCGTGCCACAATCGATACGCCCCAATCTACCAACGAGCCAGCGCGCCCTCAAATTTCCGCCGGCTGTGCGTTTTGACACACTCTGAGCCGTTCCTTGCCGTACTTGCGTGAGAGCGACAGCAGTCCGAGGCACGCGCGATATCCCATCTCGGGGTGCGGCCGGTTGGTCAGCAGGTGTTTGACGATCGCCTCGGCACCGGGACCGACGGAGGCGCCCCAGTTCAGCAATCTCCCGGGCGTCCATTCCATGTGGGCGCGGTGCGCCGCCGGCATGTGCTCGGGCAACGTCGTATGCTTGTTCCGGAGTCGGCTGCGGGCGTGGGCGGCAACGCGCTTGCCGCGGTGCAGGATCTCGACGCCGTGGCGGGTGACGCGCGCGTAGACCTCCTGACGTACGAGGCTGTGCGGGACGCTGTAATAGTGGTGATCGACTTCGACGTGGTAGTCGATATTGACGCGGCACTTCACGAAGGTCGCGATCTCGTAGCGGCGTGCCGGCAGGGGGCGCAGCGCTGGCCGATCAAGCCGCTCAAACCATTCGCGGCGATTGCCCTCGAGCTTCTTGAACGGTCGTTGGTTCAGGTCGACGATCAGCTTGTCAATCGCCTTGTTCAACTCGGCCAGACTGTAGAAGCGGTGGTTGCGCAGCCGCGCGAGGATCCAGCGCTCGACGATCTGTACGCCGACCTCGACCTTCGCCTTGTCCTGCGGCTTGCGCGGCCGCGCCGGCAACATGGCGGTCGCGTAGTGGTTCACGAAGTCCTGCGTGGTGTTGCCCAGCACCGGTTCGTAGCGATCCGCCTTGGCGATCAGCGCCTTCGGGTTGTCGGGCACCAGCAGTTCGGGTAATCAGCAGCTTCTCGTAATGCGCAGGAGTGACGCGGGATCGGCGCCGTTGCTGAATTCTGGTCGCCGGTTCCTTCACATTATCTCGATGGTGCCATGCTCGAGGTGCGACCAACCGCTTGAGGAGGCGCGCCATGTCCCATCAGCAAACAAAGCACGAGCTGCTGCTCTGCAAACTCGAGCGGCGTCTGGTAGGCGAGCGATACTGTGTGCAGATCAGGAATCGCTATCTGGTAGTCGCGGCAAACTTCCTTCGATTTCTCGATAGGCGACGAATACGTATTGAAGCTACGGGGCCAACAGACATCTCCGCGTATCTTCAATGTGAACTTCGGCGCTTCCGGCGTCACCACGGTCACTCGCCACTCTCCCTGCCGGGCTGGAGAGCGTCTCACACGACTGGCATTCATCAGCTGCTGCGCTTGGCTATTGGCAAGTGGCCGCCCGATTCGGTCCCTTCCAGTGTCAACGCAAGGTTTAATCGGAAACTGTGCACGGAGTACGGTCAATGGCTCCGGGAGTGGCGAGGGCTGGCCGACGAAACAGTCGACGGCCTTTTGGCCGAAGCACAACGATTCCTGTGTTCCGATGGTCGGTGCAAAGGCGCGCAAACGTTGATGCATATGACAGTGCCGGATATCGATTGCTATCTGCAACGCCGAGTTTCGTTGCTGCGTCGGGTATCGCGTAAAGGTATCGCGTCGGGGCTTCGCAGCTTCGTTCGCTACCTATATGAGACGGGGCGTACCGATCGCGATCTTTCTCGGTTCATCATTGTCCCAACAACGTATGCATACGAGTCTATTCCCTCGGCGCTACGCCCCGCCGATATCAGCGCGGTCTTGGGAGCCACGCGCCACGACCGTTCTCCGATAGGGCTACGCGACTACGCCATTCTGATGATGCTCTCGACGTACGGCTTACGTGCGGGAGAGGTAACGCGACTGCGTCTGGAAGATATCGATTGGAGAGCCGATCGATTTTACGTCCGTCATACCAAGACTGGATCGCAGTCAGTCTTGCCGTTGCTTCCGAGTGTCGGCGATGCTCTGCTTGACTACTTGCGACGAGGACGACCAGCCTCAGATGTGCGCGAGATATTTGTTCGCGCTCGGGCACCCTATCGCGGCTTTCGCAATGGTTCGAGCTTGTACACACCGGTGCGTCGACGGCTCGAAGCAGCCGGGATATATCCAGTTGGCAAATGCGGTCCGCACGCATTTCGACACGCCCGCGCTATCAGCCTGCTTCGCGCTGAAGTTTCGGTAAAAGGGATCGGGGACCTATTGGGACATCGATCTGCCGGGTCTATAGCTGCGTACCTGAAGTTGGCTACGGAGCATCTTCGCGGCGTAGCCCTTGACGTTCCGAACTCGGAGAGGCAGCCATGAAGCGACTCTGGCCTGATGCCGACGAAGGTTGCATCGAACGCTTTATCGTGGAATTGGGAGCCCGCAACGCAAAGACGCCCGTCGTTTACCGATGCATTCTTTCCGGCTTCCAACGGTTCGTCACGCAGTACGATCGCGGGCGATCACTCGATCAGCAAACAATCGAAGCGTGGTTGCGCGAGCGAATTGCACAATGGCCTTTGCACATTGTGTTTCATCGCGCGCGTCTCGTCGACCGGTTCCTCGATTTTCTCGAGACAGAAGGATCGATTGCGAGCAATCCGCTACACGAACTGCGGATGCAATACGGTCAGCGAACGACAACGCCCATAGTGCGTGCACTACTATCGTCTTCGTCAGAGACAGCGCTTGAAGCCCTACGTCCGCTTCCCCGCTTTGGAAGTTTTCTCGGTCCACTCATGCTCTACCATGTCACGTTAATGCGCGACATGGGCTACCGCTACGAGACGCCAGCAAATCGATTTTTATACTTCGATCGCTATCTGCAGAAGAATCCGCATCTGGACGGCCAACCTCTGGCCGTTCTTCTGCAAGAATGGCGAGCCATATGTCCGACGCCAGAGCACGCCTGGCAGTGCCAGGAGTTGGGGCGCGATGTCGCCAAGGCATGGCGACGCTTCGAGCCAATGATTTCCGTGCCCAAGCCTGACCTCCGACTCCGTCAGCAGTTGGAGCAACAGCGACGGCGTCCCCACATCTACACAGAGCAAGAGGTGCAGCTCCTGCTTGAAACTGCACGGCGATTTCCCTCTCCATACGCACCGCTTCGACCTCTGAGCCTGTACACAATGC of the Paraburkholderia aromaticivorans genome contains:
- a CDS encoding tyrosine-type recombinase/integrase; amino-acid sequence: MKRLWPDADEGCIERFIVELGARNAKTPVVYRCILSGFQRFVTQYDRGRSLDQQTIEAWLRERIAQWPLHIVFHRARLVDRFLDFLETEGSIASNPLHELRMQYGQRTTTPIVRALLSSSSETALEALRPLPRFGSFLGPLMLYHVTLMRDMGYRYETPANRFLYFDRYLQKNPHLDGQPLAVLLQEWRAICPTPEHAWQCQELGRDVAKAWRRFEPMISVPKPDLRLRQQLEQQRRRPHIYTEQEVQLLLETARRFPSPYAPLRPLSLYTMLVLAYCTGLRLGEIDIREVKFFKSRTLPVPKSVVVALREYLHARRLAGGPQQAESGLFWHQQRAGRYSYVMTEKLLVRVLRLSGVKPDRGRLGPRIHDLRHTFVANRMLAWYREGVNPQARLPYLATYLGHRDINSTLVYLTITNELLQLAGARFRAFGAQSLHVDEGVDNETD
- a CDS encoding site-specific integrase; this encodes MTVPDIDCYLQRRVSLLRRVSRKGIASGLRSFVRYLYETGRTDRDLSRFIIVPTTYAYESIPSALRPADISAVLGATRHDRSPIGLRDYAILMMLSTYGLRAGEVTRLRLEDIDWRADRFYVRHTKTGSQSVLPLLPSVGDALLDYLRRGRPASDVREIFVRARAPYRGFRNGSSLYTPVRRRLEAAGIYPVGKCGPHAFRHARAISLLRAEVSVKGIGDLLGHRSAGSIAAYLKLATEHLRGVALDVPNSERQP